ctccccctctctctctctcccttcttATATGTTGATATAAATATCTGTATatatctgtatatatttgtatgttttGAGCTATTTTTTATACTGTAAATTTTGGATTATTCTTTTACAATGTAAGTAACCAACTTATAAATTTCTGAAATTTTTCCCAGATTCTATGATCAAAACAACAAAAAGGTGATGTTTTTCACATCAGACATATAAGTAATTCGAAAGTACGTACCGAATAACTACTTCAGTTTTTGAAGAAAAGAAACCTTTATTCAGTTTGAATCGACACCTACTTTTTCATGATATTATTCCAGTTATTATTATTGACAGAGCCTGATTGCGTCTTTATAGATGATGTAGAAAGCTTTATGCTGCACCAAGCCCCTAGGCATTTTCGATGAACCGATATTTCTTTTCTAGAATAAATGTCGTAATCTCATATGTGGCCCATTTCTACACCCAATACGTTTGATCAAAGATGGACCAACGTCCCTATTAATTAGGGagaatgacatatatatatatatatatatatatatatatatatataaaaatatgatatatgtataaaatatgacgatattttttaatttacaaaatataatgaTAGATTTTTTACAAAACATGTACGAAGAatttcgctcaaggcttaaaattttcgctcaagattttgtgtatgaaaactgtatgaaatgtgtatatctcgttcaaggcttaaaaatttcactcaaaagtttgtgtatgaaaactgtatgaaatatgtatatctcgcttaaggtttagaattctcacatttttcatgtatgaaaacggtataaAAACAGTGTGAAATACGTATATAATTGTATAAAAATTTGTATAGAGTTCATGTTAGGTTTTTGGAAATTTAATTcaactataacaacattttaTACAATTTTCCTACAATATTCATACAATTTTGAATCTCGTTTTGAAATTCGGttgaaatttaatacaactacaacaatattGTTTACAATTTTTATACAATATTAAGACTAATTTAATACAAATTTTCTTATTGTTAAATGCACGGAGAGAAAGTTGACCTTCTGATTTTAGTTCTCATAATCTCCTTTTATGGACTTTGCACACATTGTCAGGTTGAAGGTCCGCATAATCAAGTCAGTTTACAAGGAATCCTTATAGTATTGAAAGTGCTTATGTTAAAGTCCAATATTTGCTATGAGGCGTTTTAGTCTGTTTAGAAATTTATATATCAACAGAAAAGGAAAGAACTTTCGGTGTTAAAGAATATCAATTTTTTGAGTAATTGAATGAAACGGGTCAAGAAGATAATAGGTGTTGAGGATTCAATCAATGAATCGGAAAAAGAGCATCTATTAGTACTAATTAAAACATTCTTCTTTGGAAAACTCTATTGCTGCCACTTTCGATATTTGAATACTAGCTAAAAACTATATTTTCTTCATCTTGCGATTATCTTTGTCGAGGTTCTAACATAGCTGGACATAGGCACTTGATATAATTCTTAGATCTGAAGCAGAGGTTAGAGTAGAAGGGGGAGAAGGGGAAGGGAAGGGTGGCGGCTGGGAAAGGGACAAGGGAAGGGTGGCTGTTGGGTAAAGGTCAAGGTAAGGGTGGGCTTTTAAATTTTCAGATCTGGTATGATTTGTAATTAAgttattatgttttgtaaataaggaaaaatattCTTATGTTTTATAATATAGTGTCTTAGATGGTATTATTATGTCATTTTCCCTATTAATTATACAATTTAAAAATCTCATTAATTATTGGGGGCAACTTGcaggtttgcccttcaaattggtggtctttaatttttgctttttgcttttgcaAATTTGCCTTAATGCCCAAATTCTGTcatggacagatttgcaaaattttgtcttaagaccaccaatttaaggggCAAAACTTAAAACCATCAAtttgaaggtcaaaaattaaagacggcCCCAAATGAAGggaatccgcgcaaaaaaaagatTATTGGTGCTTTTTGTTTGGCAATACAAATTGCACTTGCCAATTTGCCATGTCGTTTCTGTTCAAAGATATTTTAGCTAAAAGTTTACACAAACACCAAAATGATATGTACCAGATTTAGATGTCCTAGTCATAGCTATATCGGACGGCTCATCATCTGTGTTAGTTTCGCATTTGCCTAACTTTCTGTCACTTACTCATGTGgcccttttttttaattttggagGCCAATAAAGTTTTGACTCTTGATTGTTACTCCTTTATGTAGAAATCAATGGCTGAAGTAGAAGTGATGGTAAGCAAGAATGTGACTCAGGCATGTGCAATAACACCTTCGGTCAGAAATTGCGTGCTCACATCCTCACTTCTAGCCTGTGTATGGCAAGATATTAACTCTTCAAGGACAATTGATCATGATTCCTGGAGTGATGAGTCTTTCTGCATAAACAAGAAGGTATAAAATTATTTATTATATGGTGTTCTTCCACCACCCATTGCACATTTCTATCCAACATAGTAAGACTTAAATATCTACATGCTTAAATAATAGGAcaaggagcctgtttggatgggcttatgcttataagctgttttcagctgctttagataagctaagtcaaatgggcccaattatttttttgagcttattttaagcacaaaatgactttaaactggccagccaaacactcaaaaaagctgaaaacagcttataagcaacttataagccaatccaaacgggctcaagaTCAATGAAGGGTGCGGTCAACTGGTCATGATATGGTTGGTATTCCTCCACGATATTTTAATTTGAGCCTTGAAGACCTTTAAACAGGGAGCACAATGTCTTCTATTAGTAGGCCAACTTAACACAAACTCATTGAATTGGTGCACTACAAATACCAAatgatttgaaaaataaaaaattgtagcAGCCCACTGCGGAATAATTTGTGACCCGTACTAAGGAGCACAATAAGCCCTTGTCCTGTAAAGGGCCAAAAAAATGCACAAAATATAAGTttttgttgtgaacttgaagttcccatATCGCTCGCACACGgaattgtgtgcgtgcttataagctgggcctgaagcctttacttgtatacgcgttTGAAAACCGTGCGGGGCCAGAAGTTCCCAAAGCGGACAGTTTATACAAGTGAGCTATGGTGCCTGGTGGCCCTCCTCCTTCGTATACGCGTCTCACTcaccgtgaggtgcgccaaagcggacaatatgtacaagcagtttataacacgttatcagcacgatgctcgcgatgagggggtgtgttgtgaacttgaagttccaacatcgctcgcacacggaattgtgtgcgtgcttataagctgggcctgaagcctttacttgtatacgcgttTGAAAACCGTGCGGGGCCAGAAGTTCCCAAAGCGGACAGTTTATACAAGTGAGCTATGGTGCCTGGTGGCCCTCCTCCTTcgtatacgcgttttaaagccgtgaggtgcgccaaaacggacaatatgtacaagcagtttataacagTTTTTTATTATTAGAGTAGTTAAATGATTATAACAAGCTACGACTTTAGAGATCAATACTTATTGTAAAGAGTGTGCTATAATTGCTTTTTAAGTAAATTATTATGTATGAAAAGTTATCTACAATTGCTTTATAGGCGAATTTTTTCTATATGGTTAGTCCATTGAACTTAGAATCGTCCAGATAACAACTAAAGCAACTACTCGTCCACTAACTAACAAGTAATAACCCATTAAAAGCTTAATAGACCTTATCAGCTCCTTGCAAGTTGCAAGACTAAAAGAGACTTTTCTCTCTTTTTTACTGCACACAATCAGCACTAACTTAGTGCTATTCTTTTAATGAAATCCATCTTTTTTACTAATAAAAGAATGCAATAACCCACTaaaagcttctttggagtttaaaTAACGTTGTTCTTGAACAAAATTGGCAGCTATGGTACGCATTGGGTAAGCTAAAGGCAGAACGAATAGCGTGGGATGTCGCAAGGGAGGGTGGATTCAAACTGGTTACTATATGTCCTGGTCTAGTAACTGGTCCTGAATTCCTCAGCAGAAATCCAACTTCTACCATTGCCTATCTTAAAGGTAATTTGCAATTCTCTTATTACCTAAATGAAGCAAATAATATTTTTGGACTCTGAGCTAATAATACCTTAGTCTGTAATTTTCAGGAGCTCAAGAAATGTTTAGAAATGGACTCTTGGCGACAGTAGATGTTAATAGATTAGCAGTAGCACATGTGTTGGTGTTTGAAGAGATGAAAAACACAGCTTACGGCAGATATATTAGCTTTGATCAAGTGATTAGGAGAGAAGAGGAACTTGAAAAATTAGCCAGAGACACAGGAATAGACATTAGAACGATGAGGTCAAACTCCAGAACTAATTTCTCAAACTGTACCAAATTGTCAAATGCAAAGCTTTGCCGCTTAACGTCTACAATACATAGATGTAATAGCGAGTTCTAGCTTTCGTCAATAAACTTATTTTATGCCTCTATCGAATTTTTGGACGAGGAGCAAATTTAAGATGATGGATAATCCAAATTAGATTGCACAAACTAAGGAAATTACTTCTAAATGTTCAAAGCCTTAATGAGTAAAAGGACTCTTTTTACACAAGTGGCGCAGTAATGATTTCCTCTAGTTGGACACTTATCAACTTAAACATTTGTACACAATATCTTATCCACGAGATCATGTACTTTGTAGCATAGTTATCCAATAAGAGGTCAATTCGTTATTTGACCAAAGAGTTTTTTGCCATTGCATAGTTACTATGTACAAGTTGCTAAATTTGGCAATACTGGAAATAATTTCCTCTAGCCTATTCGTCAACCATTGCTGCACGCGTCATAACCTAATTATATTTAATTAATCTTAATATTAAATAGACTAATTTTACTCAAAAGCTTACCATTTAggatttggaaaataatatttCAAATGTTAAAAAGTAGTAACTTTTAATTTATGAAGAACTATTATAAAGAAATGAATAAATCTCATCTTAAGCCCTAATATTATCAAATAAGAAGATAATGACTTATTTAATTTTTgcatgaaatgaaaaaaaaaaaactttgaattAACATTTCGGGTGGTTTTCAAAACTTTGAAATATCATATAACCTATAAACTGTATTATCATTCGAAGTTCTTactttttaattttcaaattaacTACCAGGCCAAAAAAATAGACGAGTTGAGATAAAGTTTCAGTACTAATAACTACACAAGTAACAAAATGATCACGACATATTTAAAGTATGAAGCGCTacacacacaccaaaaaaaaaaaagttaaaattaaaACTTAAAAAATTAGTCCCAAACATGTGAAAAATTTGGCACTGCAAGCTGCTACTCTTTATCCTATTGTATTTAGTAGTGAAAGGTCAAACTCTTAtttttacagtttggtcctttcacgcactaaattaatGCGTGAaacctacatatatatatattttttgtgttagtttgattcaacttttttatttttatcctaTAAAAGTCACGGACTCGTATGAGTGGTGGCATTGGGTGACAGACCTTTGATGTTTTCTCGCCCTTGGTCTTTTAACGGTTCGCGGTAAATAATTCTTTTGTACAACTTTTTATAAGTTCAGAGTCTACAACAACATGGAGGTCCATAATAAATGAAATTTTGGACTTAACTGCTCTCTATAGTTTTTTcaattttacttgtccactatatttaaaataattgtctaattttacttgttcactttaaaaaatcaagagataatatATCACTTTTTCCTATTTTACCTTAATATTAATAAGTCAAAATTTTCAATTCTATTTTCCAATACTTTGGAATTATGTTTGACAAACTTGGCTTAATATAAAATTTTGACTCCAAAACAAACTTTTAATgagaaatatgtgaattgttaaaACCCGTTACTTATTTAGTCGGTTGCACATTTTTTTTATAAGTTTTAATTGATTTCAGTCATTGTAATTGACAATAATTAAGGGTAATTGGTAAGCTTTACATATATTTTTAGCTCCTTAATAAGTATTCCAAATACAAGTAAAGTGGGACGTACGGAGTAGTAGGATTAACATTGTAACGAAGCAAGATTGAGGGCATTGGACAAAAAACCTTTGATGTTCTCTCGCCTTGAATATATAGACGGTTTGGGATAGATTTTTCTAATTATATACTCCTTTTTATGTGTTCAGATTTTACAATAATATTAGAGATCCATAATAAATGCGATTTTAGAATTAAATGAAAAAAGCAAATGCAATACTATTCTACTTTCACTAATTTCCAAAGAGATTCCATAAAAATTTTATCATTTTTTGCTACAATTTCCTCCTCCAAATTATTTTATGTGACTGTATTAAGCTGGATATGAAATTACAAAAACTTTTGAACCTTGaaacataaaacaagaaaaaaaacatTGGTAAACTTTAAATTTAATTCGTGTCATTCCAACAAATTAGGGAAAAAAGGGATGTTTGATTCAAGGTATTAAGTGAGTTATCCCGAAATAAATTTTGAAACTGCATTTATCCATGTTTGTTCATAAGAATTAGCTTAAACCAACATGATTTTCGTACCAAAAACTTGGCATAACTTAATCATATTTAAAGGGTGGGGTTGTTTATCCAATAGGCTTATAATTCAAGGATACCTTGATTGGATCTAATTATTATTCTAGAATATCCTGATTTTCAACCAATCAATCCTAAAGTGTCTAAAGACACTGAAGACTTGAGATATAATGTAAAATTAAGAGAAAAAGAAATGTACTAAAGCTTACTAGACCAGCTTCAGAGATTTGTTACAATCTCAGCAAATCTGAAGAGCAAAAGCAATTTAATTTACGAGCAGATTAACACCTCCCTTCCCATCTCCTATTTTCTAGGAAGAAAAGGGGGCTGCCTGAATTTCCACTCGATACACAAATTTACACAGAAGAaagtaaaaatgaaaacaaaataaGAAGACGCACAAAATAAAAGTGGGTTTAGAAAGGGCTCAGATAGTTGCTTAATTTGCTCAGCGAAGAGCTTTTTTAAGGCTCTTCTCATACAAGAGGTGTCAGAAATAAAAAGCACCATCATCATAGCTCCACAGCACAAACAAACAAACGAAAGAAAAGATAATTAAGTAGCAACTCAATTGCTGAAGTGTTTAAGAATGAAAGATGCAGAAGTTTACATTGAGAGAAGAAGATGGAGTGAATACTTATACGGCTGAATTAGGGTTTTCACTTTCCTGATGGGCCCTGATGGTTATGGCAGCCCAAAAGGCTACTCTAAGCCCGGTTCATTCGCATAGGCTTAGCTCAACCCAAAGTAAGGCCCAGCTGGTAACGACAAATTAAGCTGGTCCAGCAACTTAAAAGTTGATAATTTCAGTGGCAGGCCTAACATTCGGCTGCATAGCCCAGCCCCGAAATCAGTTTACAGCCCAAATTAAAAGTTATTGTTTCACGCAAATTCCAATTGTAGGCATTACTCCTCTGTGTTCGAATTTAGAGagtcagtggttaagcacctccacctacGACcgataggtcctgggttcgagtcacactggaggggaagtgtggaaacactataaatcctcctaaatgggtgggaaaaaaaaaaagaaaaaaaaaataaggaggTATAGAAGGACCAGATTTGAACTTGTGACCGTGCTTATTTGAATTGTGACTTTTTTGGCAAATGGTATCAACGTTATGGTAGACATTAGTTTATAATTTCAGctttgattaattcacgaaagaGTTAAAGTATTGGTAAGTGCTGATATATTCAGAAGTGAGCACAGCAACGTTAACTTGTTACATGAGGCGACGCTCCAGCACCTTCAAATATTTTTTCAAACTCTGCAGTATATTATAGTTGCGAAAGGTGCTTAGCTGTAGTCAAGATTTAGAAAAGGGGAAACAAATATTTGTTCAAACTTCAATGCCATTTGGAACAAAGTTCCATAAACTACCATAGCATATATTTTTAGAAACTTTTGATCGGATCTAAACTTTTTTTCTCAAAGATCTAAAGAAGAATTGGTACCAAATTAAACAAAATTTATCACACTAGTACTGTGGCTTCTTTTGCTTATGCCACTTAGCCATTTTGGAGTCTTCATTGGATGCTACGTAACCTGTTATATTTGTGGGTACCAATAAGAATTTACTAATTTTTCTAGCATTGCCCttcttgatatattttgattgtttcCACCACATTAATGATCTTAAAAAATTTCTAATTAAATTTCTGTTTGTgtgtttgttttctttttcattttttacttttcttaTGCATGGGCCATGGTTTCTGTATTCATGTGTTTGTGATCTTCATCAATATGGAATTTTTTTATCAGATGCTGGTGGGAGGAAGATAAATCCAAATTCCCTTCGAGTTGTAAAAATGCACTGTGAAAACAACGACAATTAATCACCAATGCGAAATGAGAAAAACAGAAAACATAGCAACTGGAGAAAGTATATTTACCTCACTAACAAATATAGTACTCCATTCGTTCCTTTTATTTGTTCGCGATactaatttttttcttcttcttttatttgtTCATTTTTATTAAATCAAAAGAGAAATCGTTAACAAATAGTTTCTCAAACATATTGGAGTGCTATCAGTCAATTTTAGATATCCAGAGTATAGTAAATATGAGTAACTCAGCAAAATAAACACTTAATTAATGAATTTAAGGAGAGTGCAAAATGAATACTGGAGAAGTAAGAGAGAACAATGTGCAAAATGAATATTGGACATGAGTAGTGATATGAAGAACAAAAAAGTTTAATAGAACAAAAAAGTTTAGGATAGGACTGCTAAGGTTTAATTTAAGGATATAACTGCCAAGGTTTAATTGTTTTGATTTGATATAAAGTAATAAAGTATTTATGAAAGTAATATGTGTTTTTTGCTGAAAGAAATGACTTTATTTAAATTATTACTAACAGGGATCTAATGATCATTTACGCTAGACTACATTGTGTTCTTTAttctttctaaaaaaaaaattaaattctaACCCCGGTGAAATTTGATTACTAATGAAACTAAAGGAAATTCTTGGGGTTCGTAGGGCGTGATAGCTGTTTTATTTGCTCGTTTTATATAAGTTGGCCATTATATATCCACAAATGACCATACATTTTTTCATTAGAAAAGATTGTTTTGAAACTATATATTAAGTATTTGCTAACAACTATCGTGCGATCCATGAACTTATTATCCTCTTGACTTGTAGCCtttttgtgtgtgtttttttaaattttttcttcTTTGGCAAGCACCTGGCCGTTCATAAAAGCCCATCTACTTTTACATAAGCAAACGAATAATTACATAATCAAAAGACAAAAAAGTAAACAGTCTACTTTAATCTCTTCAATTCTATGCTTGGAAAATAAATTTCTATCTTTAGCAcactaacttttgaaaacaatgAAAATAAGTTAACCCTTGAATTTGTTTCTAATACTATATTTGTTGAGTGTATAACTTCTTTGCAGTTAAAAATGCAAGTTCACGTGAAAGTTAATCTAAAGCTCGTAGTAACTTTAATAATCCTCATTTCGTCAATATTCGTTTTATCTTTCTGGCAGTCAAATATAGTACTTAATTGGACTTGCAAAATTAAACtttcgtctctctctctcttctattTAATTTGCCCCAGTCTGTTCCATTAAATTAACATTGAATAACATTAGCATTTTCAAACTGCAGGATTAATTATGAATAATTACAATGTTTatacaaagttaaaattatttttatgtgtatatatatgtgtactaGATGTTGATCAATCTTGTGGTTTCTTCGTATGCTTTCTTCTCTATATTTTGAATCCCCTTAGTCACGAAAATTCTATCTCCGACACTGCAGCCAGCTTGCACGAGCCTCGATTAGTTTTAGGAATTGTGCTATCTCCCACCAGTACAGATACTGGGTAATTAACTTTATCTACCAAAACTTGGACAAGTAAAAGAAAAATCATCTCTAATGCTATTTACGTCCACCGAAGAATATTGCTATATGATCTTAGACTTCAGTAAAAAAAAGTTATGGACTTTAGGATCCATGTTGATACGTATCTGAATAGTAGGGATATGAAGAATAAAAAAGTATTCGAATCTGGGAAACATCACATGTGGAAACTCTACACTTCACATTGGGAGTAGAATTCTTGAGTTTTATTTATGTCTATGGACAGATCTCACCTCGTGATCATACTAGTATTTAATTTACTATCATTAGGTGAGCCTCATGACCTAATTACTCCTGCTAATTAAGGCACCCactatacaaaa
Above is a genomic segment from Lycium barbarum isolate Lr01 chromosome 12, ASM1917538v2, whole genome shotgun sequence containing:
- the LOC132625202 gene encoding cinnamoyl-CoA reductase-like SNL6 isoform X1, with the translated sequence MGIGCPDENKRIEIEEFRRMLLSNAAVHRTKISDEFLNQGQLRPAVQNNRELEEKKVCVTSGVSFLGIAIVNQLLLRGYSVRVIVEKQGATSILLQLRILLMPLVSEDLEKLREMEISGEMRQSMNTVVAIMASLNDVESLSQAFNGCRGVFHTAAFVDPAGLSGYSKSMAEVEVMVSKNVTQACAITPSVRNCVLTSSLLACVWQDINSSRTIDHDSWSDESFCINKKLWYALGKLKAERIAWDVAREGGFKLVTICPGLVTGPEFLSRNPTSTIAYLKGAQEMFRNGLLATVDVNRLAVAHVLVFEEMKNTAYGRYISFDQVIRREEELEKLARDTGIDIRTMRSNSRTNFSNCTKLSNAKLCRLTSTIHRCNSEF
- the LOC132625202 gene encoding cinnamoyl-CoA reductase-like SNL6 isoform X2; the encoded protein is MGIGCPDENKRIEIEEFRRMLLSNAAVHRTKISDEFLNQGQLRPAVQNNRELEEKKVCVTSGVSFLGIAIVNQLLLRGYSVRVIVEKQEDLEKLREMEISGEMRQSMNTVVAIMASLNDVESLSQAFNGCRGVFHTAAFVDPAGLSGYSKSMAEVEVMVSKNVTQACAITPSVRNCVLTSSLLACVWQDINSSRTIDHDSWSDESFCINKKLWYALGKLKAERIAWDVAREGGFKLVTICPGLVTGPEFLSRNPTSTIAYLKGAQEMFRNGLLATVDVNRLAVAHVLVFEEMKNTAYGRYISFDQVIRREEELEKLARDTGIDIRTMRSNSRTNFSNCTKLSNAKLCRLTSTIHRCNSEF